The Mugil cephalus isolate CIBA_MC_2020 chromosome 8, CIBA_Mcephalus_1.1, whole genome shotgun sequence genome segment CCATGTTAAATCTATAGTATGCAGAATAACAGGGGCAAGTCCAGTACCGTAATGGCAAACGTGCACAAAAAGTGAAAGTAGAGTTTGTGAGACATATTacgtttttcttccttttttgtgtgtgtgtatctctgtgtccacacagaagttaatatatgaaaatatgaccTTAATGGACGCTTGAGTCTGCCACCTAGCGGTAGCAAAGGGTCCATACGAAAGTTGGTGTTGGAACACGATTCATTCTTCAgccgatcacaggacaaaagtggacaaggaacaaaacctcatcagattctAGGGTTGGAACGTGTTAACgctttttaacttttctagtttgatatgacacacaaatttaacaaattctgtcagTGGTAACGTGCTAAAATGTAGCTAATTAGCCTGGAGCTTGCTTGAGGATGTtggaatttcattgtttgcaaatCTGTCTaaggtattaaaaaataatatgttttattgttattgttacaAATTGGTGACTTTTTTTGGAATATACGGAGAAATAATCCTCATGTCCACATAAGAGGACATTCTTAGGTCCTACCGTGATGATgcagactgcaagagctgtgattggtccacttggtagaaGTGCGCTTCCtcgtttccgctttagtattatCAGCTGGATCAATTAATATGGAACACGACgaggaaaagttaactgaggaggttcagagacacaaacatttacataactcgttttgaaagtttcagtcaccattgctgaaagtgaagcaggaagtagttGAACCTGAATGGtaagaaaaagacacagcgcctactagtgtttgggaggcgtttttacagagtgagacagactgACGAGGATACAAGTACCATATTTCCTCTAATAATTCCATTTGTTTCATACCAGTATGTACTGGTACATTAACTCAAATTTTCCTACCATttacttactttattttattttcattatttattttcactttagcAGGTACACCATACGTGCAACAGCAGCCAGGCAAGAATAATAAATGCTTAAGCACGGATGGCCAGAACAGACCAACACATGATAAATTTACTGCAACTTAAATGCCCAGAGGGTACCAGAGGGTAACCGTCCCAGTGTCACAACAACTTATACTTCACAGGTTGATAATAAAGCGTTTCACAGCTTGCTCTCCTGTATTTTGACCTCCATATTTCAGAACCTTCTCCTTGAAGTtcaagttttcttctttgtgccaCGCTGCTAAAACTCACTGTCGTTTTGACAGTGTTTCGTTGAAAATCTGGGTTCATGCTGCACTTCAAATGTAGCTGCTGCCACCTGTGGAACCTATGTGTTACTACATTTATAAATGGTTGAATAGCGTCACGCCAAGAGATCGGGCTATTAATTGAATAgcggccactattagaggaaatacggtataaatgtctcacaacGGCGAAGGCTATGTGTGTAAGTTATCCTATCTATATCCTGCAGTACTctaaaaaaagcctttaaatgCTTTGCTTATAGTGACATGGGGGTGGATACGAGCTGTCGCACGCATATGTAGTgtgaaataagaagaaaaaataagacaaaaaacaatgtttgcCAGTAAAATCCTGCTGCTATCTTTGATTCACAGAGCAACTGTGTGCACAAGGAGCACGATAACATCCTGATACTGATGCAGaacgtttttattattttaatttacaaaagtaTGTCATAAATTCCCCAACTGTGGTTATGGACTGGATCCCAGTAGAACATTTAATTCCCTCCCTCTCAGTTTGTTTTAGACACAGATCAGTGCTGGGACTGTTGATGTCCTGGCTCCTCTCTCACCACCTAATGCTGCGAATTTACTTCttcacaattttttaaaaaatacccaCTTTGTTACAGATATTCATAGAAggtaaaacaaaagacacaagcaCAACTTTTGCGCAACACTGGTTTTATTCAAAGAACAAAacgaatacaataaaataacgCCGACATGTAAAGGGACTGAGTTCAGGATGCAGAGTAAGGGATAACGGATCCAGGTGTATTTTGTTAAAACCCTTACTCCATGCTCTTGTCTTAGAGGCCTCAACTATTTCGAgaattgttttctgcattaGAAAATGTAACAGTAAAGACACTTTGAGCCTTTGACTTGATTGTGTTTTCACAAAGCTAAATTGCCAAATTTAGTCAAACCTCATTAtcaatttgattattttcagaGAGGCTTACCATAAAGTTATCTTGTTCATTATAACTAAGTGCCACCTCACAAATCTAATTGATGGGATTGGTTCTTTATAGGTACATTATAAATTAAACACCGAATGTCTTTAATGTCAAGACAGAAGAGCTCAGCTGTAGTGTTGACTGTTCATTTCACTCGCTACATATAAAAACTGCGTTTGGCCACGTCGAGAATCTGCAGGTAAAAATCCCTACTGCTCCGTCCATAGAATGGCTGCATGTACAATCTGTATGCGACTATAAGAAATACACTAATACACTTATAGAATAAATATCTGACAGAGCATTGATCACATGGAGATCATTTTCCCTTTGTCTACTATACATACTGAGCATCACTGAGTGTGGTCATATCTTAGTTAGGTCATCATCGGCACATGATTCAGGAATACCGAAGGTCACCCAAGTCTATATCTCTATTGAAGATGATGGAGAATTCCTTAGAAAGCAGCTGGTGCAGGCTGATACCGTCGTGAACGTAAACCCAGCGTTCGCCTGTCCAGTCATAGCGCTTCGGTCCGCTGCAAACACAAGACAAGATGCGTTGGGTATAGGTGGTGATATTAACAAAGCTGCAGTTGTTAACTAAATAATAACTAATCTAAAGCAGAAGACTTATTAAGACTTATTATTttaagacaaattaaaatattatgagaaaaagaaacatgaacaagCATGTGTTTGTATTGACGTCTGCAAAATAGCCATGCATCGCTAAGTATTTTCTCAATAGAGGGTTTGCTATGACATCACTGCAGCCTGAGGCCACGCGCCCCTGACtggaaaaaacatggtgaaatgtatctgTAAATACAGAGTccagaaaaaatgtgaattatcagataaaattaaggacaattggactcgacactgatccatatgaactagtatggatttcgaaaagtggattagcctcagtttcaattagtttaagttagttttaggtcatttcagttacgataaatgtagctaaataatagatgctaacgctagccaaacaatactgtagcatccgaccggatgttaaaaggacgatgaggagtgatcacaaatattcagtttattgttttattgttatttattgctggaactgaaatagttactgtcgtccgtaactacgccaaaacaacaacaaccacaaacgcatctgacagccctccagaacgtaacttaagaagtaacttaaggtttgacctcatcaaaaaatacagcataaataaacattagctggcactaaatgtgaaccacaacaccaggtttctgtgcctggattccagttgtttctttgtaatgcagtgatccaatttttaaaatctgttggttcagtcaatcacacaacagttcttcatctttttaaaaaaaataattttacaactttttttttacaacgcTATTAAAGccaatgattcaaactaatgctgctaatctccatgttcatctgtcactctttgccactcagtggccgtaaccatggagacttcactggctgtgacgtcacatgcataccttctattatataattataatactCACTCTACCTAGAGAAGCAGAGTTTCAGTTCTAATTTGAACTTTGCACTGGTTTCTTAAATTATTTACAACAGGGTGGAGATAAGTCTCTTAGATCTACTGTTTTGATAAAGCAGCTGTTTGCACAATGCCGCACTAGTGCCCCGAACTGAGGCCGGGTGCTTGGGTAactccagacacagacagattgTAGAGGTGAGTTATCGGTctagctgtaaaaataaaaaaaaataaaaaaaatagaacaactACCTACTACTTACCTAACCACATACAAATATTTGACAGCAATTCACCAGCTCCTGGGACATTTAAGAATAAGATCTTTTGATATGCAATGGAAAAAGTTATGGAAACATGATGCTACCACCTCTCATTGAGCAGAAGACGCTGACAGAGATTCACCTATCAAGGCGACAACTTCTATAATAAAGTGGAAAATGCACCCTCACATAGATGCAGCTTCTCTCTCTGGACATTTTCTGCTCGAAGTCTGAACCAGTGTCACGCTCGTCGCATTATCAGATTGGCCAACAAGTTATTACTCAATCAACACTGAATGCTGTTTTTGTGGGAATGAAAAGAGACTTGTGTAGTGAATGATACAGTCCAGAACAGGGCTTTTCTGTGACATATTAAATGATCGGAGAACTCTCGTGCTACAGTAAGTCGTCACCTCTTAGTGTATGGTGTGTTTTCTGAAGAAGGACACGACAGAAGTAACTGTCAATGTTGATTTAAATGGATTTTGCTGACAATATGTATGAACATGTGATGCTTGTGTGTCGTTTTATGGTAAAATGACGGGAAAAGACGTCCGGTTCATCTTCGTTCTTCTTACCTGGTAGGAGAGGAAAGCCAGATCTGCCTGTTTGGTGTTTGCTTGTTGATAACGTAGGTGCCGTGCTCCCCACCCACCTTCACCGACAGCACCCCACTCTGCACACAGatcacacaacaaaacattcacattcactcaCATCTCTAAAAACAGGACCCACGCTGGCCTCATAATACGACTGCGTGAAACGAATAAatctaaatacataaatgacaaaaattcTTGATGAGTCAATTTATCGTGTGTAGAAATGCACcgcgacacaaacacaccgccCAGAGGGGAGCGCACACGGAAATGCTTGGTACGGATTCTATCCGCCGCTTCGGAAATGAAGCCGCGGGGTTACGCATGCGCAACACGTTTTAAAATTACCTGCACCCCGTGGGTTTGTCTGAGTAATCCGTGTGTCATGAGCGCATGCATAAAGCATTGTTTTCTCACCCTTCCAAtctacattatttttaattgaaccGCGCTTCCAGGTGTCAATATTCCAGGTGTGACACACGTTGCTATAAGCTCACTTAtgacgcacactcacacataaatTACCCAGGGTTAACAGTTATGgtgaataatatttattatcaagttttataatattattatagaGTGAGTGCCTGAAAAGTATATATATGATAgaaatgtatttacttttatgATTTAAATTCACTATTTTATCTACAGTTCTACGTAATTACACTCACAATAAATGATGTTAATAAGAAACATAATAAAAAGTCTGAAAGCTTCTTAATTACCTTATTGCTATCTACCTGTTATACTTTGTAAATCTACCATTCGTCACAGTCAAAGTGCAGGAAACAGGTCGACTTACGGAGAAGACGACATCGTACTCTGGTCCGGTGAAAGCTTCATCCATCAGGTCTTCAAAGTAATCAGCGAGACTATCCAGTGTCTCATCTGCCAGCTTCTCATACGCAGGTTCTGTCAACTCCCTTTTAGAAAgggacacaaacattttaaatgaactcgACTCTGTGTTTAACGTTTGCTGCTGATGCCTGGACAACAACATAACTGTCAGTTACCTTTTCTGCACTAAGGTGGATTTCCTTGCTGATGTGAGATGGATGATGCTGCTGCACAAACCACCATCAATCCTGCTCCCAAGACACTGGCACAGAAGAAACAGATGTTAGCTACTAAACCAGGAATAACAATGACTCAATTACCACTGATTAGTTGCACAAAATCAGTTTGGGTTCCTTTAATTTCACCATTTCTCTGCAAAGTGCACACTGTGCATGCTATTTACTGCCAGCAGTGCACTAGTTAGTCCACAACACGTGACCTCCTTCCTGCATTTGATTTCTTTCCCCAGCTCCAGACCCACATTCAACCAATAATCACAACTGGAAAAGGCTTCGGGGCTCTTCTCACGCCTAACGTTTTATCTGGACTTTCAGATTTTTCTGGCTGATCCACGATTTCACCTTTGAAACCTCCCCCTGGGTCACAGTCTGGGACATCAGAGGAACCTTTTTCCGCTGTATTTCTGAGCTGTGGAGCTGCACATTGCTCAACTGCGGTCCTGCCCTCATAAACCCGCCCTGTCTTCATTCCTTATAGTTATCTATTCTTGCCTGAATGCATATGCTAACCTGACCCTGCCCATGACAGCTCTTATATTTGTACATTAGCTAACTCACATGTACCAGAACTACTCACTAGCGGTTTTATGCCACCGTGTTCTTGTTTATATCCACATGTAACATGCATCAGCTACTCTTGCTTGTAATCATGATTAGATTCTATATGATTTAGTCAGAGAAGAACTGTCACCTTAGTACTACTTCTGGTTCTGTAAACCATCCTGAGACAATTAGTATTGTTACTGacgcaatataaataaaaatgaacttcaGACTAACATAAAAGTCCACTGTCAGTCTAGATAAATTGAACCACAGATGGATTCCATTTTTCTTTGGCACCAATTTAAACAAGTGAAAAATGAGACACATTAGCACA includes the following:
- the fxn gene encoding frataxin, mitochondrial codes for the protein MLSFTKTSRLYSQICQIRSTQLSALTAHRTVDLPNQLRRSTPLTGVRPFTKDTMRPICRPSNKCLGSRIDGGLCSSIIHLTSARKSTLVQKRELTEPAYEKLADETLDSLADYFEDLMDEAFTGPEYDVVFSSGVLSVKVGGEHGTYVINKQTPNRQIWLSSPTSGPKRYDWTGERWVYVHDGISLHQLLSKEFSIIFNRDIDLGDLRYS